GGCGGCCACTTTTGCAGTAAAAGCCCATTTCTTCCGGCAAAAAATCAGAAAACCAAGGTATGTTACGATGATGATGATCGCTGCCATATTGGACGCTTCGTTTACCCCGTATAAAAAACGGCCGCCAGCAATCAAGACTGTACAAATGAATCCCGGCAGCCATCCCCCATAAACCATGGCAATCAACAGCGGAATGTAACGAAGGTCAGCACGGATCTCATCTGTCACATGGATGGAATAAAGCATTAATATATTGCCGAGCAAACCGCCCGACACACCGGCGACAACCTTCGTCGAAAATGGAGCCGCTGCATTGAGCGGCCTGTCCTTTGCCCACTGGCAATACAAAAACAACAGGGCAATCAAAATGGTTATGTTTACAAAGAAATCTTTTATGATCATTTCTGTTCGGAATGTCTCCTCACTTATGCGATTGAACTATTGCGGCAAGACCGCGGCTTTATCATCAAAAATAACAGCGATCTCCTCAGGGGAAATCGGGCGGCTGAATAAATAGCCCTGTGCCTCATTGCAAAGTCCCTGCTGCAAAAACTGGAGCTGTTCCTGTGTTTCAACTCCTTCCGCAATAACCTTAAGCTCAAGGTTATGAGCCATAGCAATGATGGTGCTGACGAGCGCCATATCCTTCGTATCAGCAAAAATATTGCTCGTGAACGACCGATCAATCTTTAAGCTGTCGATCGGAAACAGTTTGAGATAGCTTAAGGAGGAGTACCCGGTTCCAAAATCATCAATGGAAAGATGAACACCCATCGCTTTCAGATTATTCATCATGGAAATGGCATGCTTTGAATCCTGGATGATACTCTCTGTCAGCTCGAGTTCAAGGTATTGAGGATCCAGGCCGGTTTCTTCCAGTGTTCTGCGGATGGCCTCAACCAGGCTCGTCTGCTGAAACTGCCGGGATGAAACGTTGACAGCGACCCGGATGAAAGGATAACCTGCTTCCTGCCAAGCTTTGTTCTGGCGGCAGGCTTCATACAGCACCCATTCCCCGAGAGGAACGATCAATCCTGATTCTTCCGCCAGCGGAATGAATTCAGCCGGAGAAATGTTCCCAAATTCCGGATGCTCCCAGCGTAATAGGGCTTCCACACCGACCAGCTCATCGGAATGAATGTTAAACTGTGGCTGATAGTACACGGTGAATTCTCCGTTCTTCAATCCCCTGCGAAGACCGATCTCCAGCCTGATTTTCCGGGATTGCGCCTCGTTCATTCCTGGCGTATAGAACTGAAAATGATTCTTTCCGTCCTCCTTCACCCGGTACATGGCGGTATCGGCATTCTTAATGAGTGTTTCTTTGTCTTTGCCGTCTGAGGGGTAAACGCTGATCCCGATCGAAGGCGTTATATACAGCTCCTGCTCATCGATGACAATAGGATCGCTGAACGCCTGAAGAATCCTCGCTGCCTTTTGGGTAATCTCTCCAGACGCCGTATTGGGAAGAAGAACAAGAAACTCGTCCCCTCCCTGCCTTGAAACGGTATCGGTCTTATCCGTACAGCCCTCAAGCCGTTTTGCCGTTTCAATCAATAATTGATCTCCGGTCACATGCCCAAGTGTGTCGTTGATAATTTTAAAGCGGTCAAGGTCAATGAACATCATGCCGATCATCTGCTGGTTCATTTCTGCATATTCGAGCGCTTTTTCCATACGGTCCATCAGCAGCAGGCGGTTCGGCAAACCTGTCAGTGAATCCCGGTACACCATCTGATTGATCTTCTGTTCCGCTTTTTTCCGGTCCGTAATGTCCCGGATGATGCTGCTGAAATAGGTCTCGTTCTCTTCTGTCCATGCTGCGAGTGAAAGCTCGATCGGAAACTCGCACCCGTCTTTCCTGCGGCCTTCAAGCTCCACTGTTTTTCCAATCACATACGGCTTGTTTGTTTCCAGGTAGCGTTCCATGCCCTGCTGATGTGCGGTTCTGAAACGCTCGGGTATGATCATTTGAAGGTTTTGCCCGATCACTTCACTCTTCTCAAATCCAAAGATATGTTGTGCTCCCTGATTCCAGGAGATAATGATTCCTTCACTGCTCGCCAGGATGATCGCATCGTTCGCCGACTCGATGACCGATCGGAATTTCCGTTCGGATTTCAGCACCTGAGACTCGAACCGCTGATCAATAAAAAGACTGATGAATACCAGCCCTAAAACGAACAGCATGCCAATCCCGATGGCATATGCCAAATAGACCGGATTAAATGAGGTGCCTGGCACCGCCAAATGATGCTCATGGTGAGTGAAGGAAGCGGATGACATCCCGGTATAGTGCATACCTGCGATGGCAAACCCCATGATCAGGGCGCTCACAGTTTTTCTCATCCACAATTTCCCCTTGCCGCTATCCTGCTGAATGGAAAAGAGCAGGTACAGAGCGGCAAGTGACGTGACAAACGCGATAACAGCGGACAGCCACCATAGCCAAGGATTATAGATGATCCCGCCCTGCACAATCATCGCTTTCATCCCGATATAGTGCATGGATACGATCCCCGCCGCCATCAAAAGAGCCCCGAAGATCACCTGGAACGCTTTTAAGGACGAGCGGCTGACCATCCAAAAAGCGAGTCCGGATGCAAGGATGGCCGGAAAAATCGATACGATGACGAGCGGCAGATGGTAGGTCACCGGAACCGCTAGATGAAAGGCGAGCATTCCGATAAAATGCATCGACCAAATACCCATTCCCATCGTAATGGCCCCGCCCCAAAGCCATAAGTAGCGCAGTCTTCCTTTTGTTTTATCTATTCGAATCCCTAAATCGAGTGCTGCATAGGACGCTGCACAGGCAATAAATATAGAAAGCAGCACTAATGGCAGCTGATAGTAGCCAGTAATCATGTTCATGTTGATAGTAAGTCTCCCAGTTAGTCGTTTGCATAAAAAAGATAGTTATATACCTATTATCGGTCTAATGGCCTATACGATTAGTAGATTTTTACTTTTTTGAAGAACTCTCTAATTTTTACAGAAAAAATGATGCTGTCTAATAAGCTGTTAGATCGGATATCTGGAAGCAGATGATTTCCGTTCCAGGCTGCTCGCTTTTCGCGGGGCGTGCGCTGAACCCCTCGGCGCTTGCGCCTGCGGGTTTCACCTGTCACACTCGTCCCGCAGGACAAGGAAGGCTTCGTCAGCGTTATATCGCACGAAGAAAATGTGACGTTCATTTTCGAGGAGTCTCGCATCTTCCACTACAATCAACTTGTCATCGAAGATTTCTAAACAAAAGAAGCTGCTAGAAGGTCAGTCTATGACTTTCTAGCAGCTTCTTTATTTTTCTACAATTTAAATTTCGAAACAACATCCTGCAGTTCTTCAGCAAGATTGGTAAGAGATGTGGCTGCTGCGTTTACTTCTTCCATGGATGCGAGCTGTTCTTCTGAAGCCGCGACCACTTCCATGGCGCTTGCGGACGTTGTGCCCGCTACGTTCGACATCTCAGCCACATGGCCGGAAACCTGGCTTACTTCCTCATTGATCTTCTGAGAGGTAGCGGAGATTTCCTTGATCTGCTGTGTTACTTGAACGATCGCATTTAAAATGGTGGTAAACGATTCATTAGTCTTTTGAGCGATTTCTAATCCTGAATCTACTTTTTCCTTCACATCATTGATGGATGTGACCGTATTCTTTGTTTCTTCCTGAATGTGTTTCGTCATAGCTGATATATCAAGTACAGATTTTCGTGTCTGGTCAGCAAGCTTGCGGACCTCATTGGCCACGACGGCAAACCCTTTACCCGCATCTCCCGCGCGTGCTGCTTCAATCGCTGCATTCAGCGCAAGAAGATTCGTCTGTTCAGCGATATCATTGATAATGTTCAGGATCGAACCGATCTCCACGGAACGCTGGCTTAAGTCATTCAATGCCTGGTCGGTTCCTGCCACCGAGTGATGAATGGAATCCATCTGCTGAAGTGTATCGTGCACAAGCGCCGAGCCCTGCTGTGTCTGTTCGCTCGCATTCTCCGCCAGTTCAAGCACCAAGGCAGCGTTTTCGGAGATCTGCTCAACAGCATTTTTACTCTGTTCAACCGATCGGACGGATTCATCCGACATTTTTGTCTGATTTTCTGCCCCTTCAGACACCTGCTGAATGGAGGCGGTAATCAATTCGCTTCCTTTCATCGTTTCATCCGCACTCGCCATCAGCTGTTCTGCCGATGCAGCAACCTGTCCGGATCCGTTTCCGACCTGGGTGATAACGGCTCTTAAGTTATCAATCATTTGACCGAACGACTGATTTAATTCGTACACTTCATCTTTCGTTCGTACCGTAACAGCTGGTACAGCCAGATTTCCGTTAGCCACTTCCCCAGCATTTTCGGTAATCCTTTTCAGCGGATCAACAATCCTGCGGGTCATGATGATGGATAGGACAAGGCTTCCGAGAACCAAAATGATAAGAGCAACCATAGAAAATGTAATCATGCCCTTAATCTTTTCCTTCAGATCCGCCTGCATCCATTCGTACTGACCATTGATCTGCTGCTTCAGCTGGTACACATCATTGATTAATCCTTTTGTCCTGAGGGACTGCCGTTTGATCTCTGCCTGGTCACCTTCTTTAACAGCGGTATCCGACTCGCTTTTAAGCTCATCGAATTTACTGCCGATCCGTTCGATCAGCTGCGCTTGTTTTTTATCTGTCAGCCCTTTTTTCAGCTTATTGTAATCAGAAGCCAGTATCTGAAAATCATTGGTCACATCATTCGTGTTGCTCGCTGAAATGTTCAGTGAGTAGGCACTTAATGATTTTTCAAGACTCTTGGCGGAGCTGTTCAGCTCTTCCACCTCTACTAAAACCTTTACAATCTTTTCAGTGGAAGAGTTCAATTTGGTCATACCGAAAATGTTATAGCCGATGATGATCACAGACAGCAGCAGCGGCACAATCGATATCATTAATATTTTAGTTTTCAGTTTCATGGTGTAAACTCCTTCTGGCCTCTACAGCTCGATGTGAATCTTTCCCTGTGAGATGCCTTCCCTTAACTCATTCAGTTTGGCTTGCTGCTTGGCGTTCAGCTCGATCAAACGGATCGGAGCGATGTCGATGCCGCCCTCTTTGATGCCGAGAACGCTGTCTTTTTCTTTTAGCTGACCTGTCTTGGCCATCTGTTTTGCTGCTTGATAGATCGCAACATCCACTTTTTTCATCATCGATGTGGCAATCGCTTTTTCTGCGAGGTAGTACTGGTCCGTATCCACACCTAAGGCATGAACTCCTGCTTTTTGCGCTTCCAGCAGTGCACCGACACCGGTAAACCCTGCCGGCGGGTAGATATAGTCCGCTTTCTTAACGATCATCCTTTTAGCCATTTTTTCGCCAAGTTTATCATCATCAAACGTTCCTGCGAATTCTGAAATGACTTTTGCTTTTGGATTAACAGCCTTCATTCCTTGGATATATCCCTTTTCAAACTTGCGGATCAGCGGAACATCCATACCACCGATAAAGCCGGCTACATTGCTTTTGGTTTTCATTCCGGCAATCGCCCCAACGAGATAGGATCCTTCTTCTTCCTTGAAGGTAATAGAATAGACATTCGAAAGCTTGGATTGAGAATCAATCAATAAGAATTTCTGCTTCGGATACTTTTGAGCGACCTTTTCCATGTCCTTCTGCATGGAGAATCCAAGCCCGATCACCAGGTCGTTCCCTTCCTTCACAAGAGACTCAATCCCGGCTTCATAGGTCTTACTTGTCGCAAGCTCGCGATAGTTGAAGACGATGTCCTGCTCGTCACGTGCTTTTTCCAGACCGGCAAACCCTGCATCAGAAAACGACTGGTCCCCGAGTCCCGCATCCGACAGCATGATGCCGATCTTCACTCTCTTTTTAGCCGCAGCGGACTGGGCTTTTTCCATCGAACAGCCGCTGTTAATGAGCAACGCGGCAATTATTGCAAATATCACTGTATATCGTTTCATGTTATTCATCCTTACTCACTAAAATTTACTACTCTAGTATTAACGGCAAAAATTGTCGAATGTTAACAAGAAGAATAAATGTTGAAATTTTCTTGCAATAATAAAATAAAAAAGCAACCAGGCACAAGCCAAATATGCTTTTATTAATTCGGATCGGGGTGCTTACATTAAATTCGAGTTTATTCCCTATAAAAAATAGCATCTCGCAGGATGCTATTTTTGCGTTTACCAGTTAAGGGCCTTTTTTTCAATAGTAATCAACTTGTCCGTATCCACTTCTCTGCTATGTGCATTTAATAGAGTAGGAGAGAGATGTACTAAATGGGAAAAATATGTCCCTCGCCGTTTAAGCCTGCTGTCTGCGCTCTGAGCGATCATTCGCTATTTGGCAATTCGGGTACTTTTTTATGAATATCGTTATTTATTTTTATTTTCAATGTGTCTGAATGTTTGGTAGGTGTAAATTTAACATTTGCTAAAAGGGGACCTGCCACTTTTTGTCCACTTTTTTTCTTGTTTTGGAGTTCATCAATGTTTTTTACAGTGGTCTTCGCTACTTTAATGGTGTATTTAGTCGTCAAATTCAACTTAACTTTTGCTTCTTTATTTTCATTTGTAATGATGATAAAACTTTTTGGTAATACGGCGGCGGCCTGATCTGTTTCTTTTCCATCCGTTATAACCGTAAGTAAGAAATGCTGATTTTTCTCCTGTGTATTAACAATTTGCAAGGTGATCTCCTTTGACCTCAAATGGTCCTTTCCTCCTGTTGAAGAACAACTTGCTAACAAAATGACAAGCAAGATACGTATAAGGTATTTCAGCATAACTCCTCCTTTTTTCCTATTTTTAGATGGTTACATTAAAGTATTAGGAGGTGATGTGAAATATGAAGAAACTTAGCTTTTTTTTGTTATGTTTATTCATTGTTGCTCCTCTGTTAACTCCCCTTAAAACATCCCCTTTACAACAAAAAAAATTAAGAAGCCCAAGTCAGCTCTATGCTAACATCGATATGCTAAAACTGGAAAAAGACAAAGTTTCGCGATTAAATGAAAAACTTAAAAACGCTAAACTGAAGCCCATAAAAGAATTCAGTGCAAGTGAACGAAAAAAAATAAAAAATATGAAAAATAAATTTGCTTCTGTTAGTTCACAAGGAGACATTCTACAAGGAAAGGATAGCCCAGTTCTTAATAGCGGGATATCTTTTACCAGTTCTGATGTTACTGCACTTGCTGAAGATCATAGAGTGAAAGTGACGAACACGGCTACAAGTCCTTACAACGCTATGGTACAAATTAATTTTAAAGATGCAAGCGGCGATTGGTATGTATGTTCTGGAACCTTTTTAAACAGAACCACCGTACTTACTGCAGCTCACTGTGTATTTGATTCATATACTCATAAATTCCATTCCTATTGGTCTGTCTATCCAGGCGATAATGGTACAGCCCTCCCTTATGGCGGATGGTCATCCACCAAAGCTTATGCTCCGATCGGATGGATAAACTCGACTGCTCCTAGCGAAGGTGAAATCTATTTAAGAGATGTACAATATGATTACGCAGTCATAAAAATTGACTCCAGCCATTCCTATCATCTGCCTATAAGTTCGACTTCCGGGATTGGAGACTCTATCATTTCATATGGGTACCCCACTGATAAAGGGGAGGGTTCCGGATATTATTACTTATATAAAAGTGCTGGATCCATAACTGATGTTCAATACAATGCAATCATTCATTCTTCGTATGTGACAAGTGGAATGAGTGGTGGGCCAATTTTAAAATCGAGCTCAATTATATCGGTTAATAGTACGTACAATTGGAGTGCCAAGTTCGGTTCAACTCATGTTAATACAATAAATGAATGGAAATCCCTTCCGTACTAGAAATAACCCAGGAAAAAGTAAAAAAGAGCTGCCTCGCTTTTTATGAGTCAGCTCTTCCGCTATTCCAAACAATCGAAAACGTGCTTCTATTCGGTTACAAGAAATACTGCAATTCAGCACGTGATCGAAAGAATGACCCCGGAACAATACCGAGGTCATGTTTCAATTAAACTTTCTATTTTTAAG
This genomic stretch from Fictibacillus marinisediminis harbors:
- a CDS encoding trypsin-like serine peptidase, whose translation is MKKLSFFLLCLFIVAPLLTPLKTSPLQQKKLRSPSQLYANIDMLKLEKDKVSRLNEKLKNAKLKPIKEFSASERKKIKNMKNKFASVSSQGDILQGKDSPVLNSGISFTSSDVTALAEDHRVKVTNTATSPYNAMVQINFKDASGDWYVCSGTFLNRTTVLTAAHCVFDSYTHKFHSYWSVYPGDNGTALPYGGWSSTKAYAPIGWINSTAPSEGEIYLRDVQYDYAVIKIDSSHSYHLPISSTSGIGDSIISYGYPTDKGEGSGYYYLYKSAGSITDVQYNAIIHSSYVTSGMSGGPILKSSSIISVNSTYNWSAKFGSTHVNTINEWKSLPY
- a CDS encoding BMP family lipoprotein, giving the protein MKRYTVIFAIIAALLINSGCSMEKAQSAAAKKRVKIGIMLSDAGLGDQSFSDAGFAGLEKARDEQDIVFNYRELATSKTYEAGIESLVKEGNDLVIGLGFSMQKDMEKVAQKYPKQKFLLIDSQSKLSNVYSITFKEEEGSYLVGAIAGMKTKSNVAGFIGGMDVPLIRKFEKGYIQGMKAVNPKAKVISEFAGTFDDDKLGEKMAKRMIVKKADYIYPPAGFTGVGALLEAQKAGVHALGVDTDQYYLAEKAIATSMMKKVDVAIYQAAKQMAKTGQLKEKDSVLGIKEGGIDIAPIRLIELNAKQQAKLNELREGISQGKIHIEL
- a CDS encoding methyl-accepting chemotaxis protein; this encodes MKLKTKILMISIVPLLLSVIIIGYNIFGMTKLNSSTEKIVKVLVEVEELNSSAKSLEKSLSAYSLNISASNTNDVTNDFQILASDYNKLKKGLTDKKQAQLIERIGSKFDELKSESDTAVKEGDQAEIKRQSLRTKGLINDVYQLKQQINGQYEWMQADLKEKIKGMITFSMVALIILVLGSLVLSIIMTRRIVDPLKRITENAGEVANGNLAVPAVTVRTKDEVYELNQSFGQMIDNLRAVITQVGNGSGQVAASAEQLMASADETMKGSELITASIQQVSEGAENQTKMSDESVRSVEQSKNAVEQISENAALVLELAENASEQTQQGSALVHDTLQQMDSIHHSVAGTDQALNDLSQRSVEIGSILNIINDIAEQTNLLALNAAIEAARAGDAGKGFAVVANEVRKLADQTRKSVLDISAMTKHIQEETKNTVTSINDVKEKVDSGLEIAQKTNESFTTILNAIVQVTQQIKEISATSQKINEEVSQVSGHVAEMSNVAGTTSASAMEVVAASEEQLASMEEVNAAATSLTNLAEELQDVVSKFKL
- a CDS encoding bifunctional diguanylate cyclase/phosphodiesterase → MNMITGYYQLPLVLLSIFIACAASYAALDLGIRIDKTKGRLRYLWLWGGAITMGMGIWSMHFIGMLAFHLAVPVTYHLPLVIVSIFPAILASGLAFWMVSRSSLKAFQVIFGALLMAAGIVSMHYIGMKAMIVQGGIIYNPWLWWLSAVIAFVTSLAALYLLFSIQQDSGKGKLWMRKTVSALIMGFAIAGMHYTGMSSASFTHHEHHLAVPGTSFNPVYLAYAIGIGMLFVLGLVFISLFIDQRFESQVLKSERKFRSVIESANDAIILASSEGIIISWNQGAQHIFGFEKSEVIGQNLQMIIPERFRTAHQQGMERYLETNKPYVIGKTVELEGRRKDGCEFPIELSLAAWTEENETYFSSIIRDITDRKKAEQKINQMVYRDSLTGLPNRLLLMDRMEKALEYAEMNQQMIGMMFIDLDRFKIINDTLGHVTGDQLLIETAKRLEGCTDKTDTVSRQGGDEFLVLLPNTASGEITQKAARILQAFSDPIVIDEQELYITPSIGISVYPSDGKDKETLIKNADTAMYRVKEDGKNHFQFYTPGMNEAQSRKIRLEIGLRRGLKNGEFTVYYQPQFNIHSDELVGVEALLRWEHPEFGNISPAEFIPLAEESGLIVPLGEWVLYEACRQNKAWQEAGYPFIRVAVNVSSRQFQQTSLVEAIRRTLEETGLDPQYLELELTESIIQDSKHAISMMNNLKAMGVHLSIDDFGTGYSSLSYLKLFPIDSLKIDRSFTSNIFADTKDMALVSTIIAMAHNLELKVIAEGVETQEQLQFLQQGLCNEAQGYLFSRPISPEEIAVIFDDKAAVLPQ